A stretch of the Lineus longissimus chromosome 10, tnLinLong1.2, whole genome shotgun sequence genome encodes the following:
- the LOC135494874 gene encoding uncharacterized protein LOC135494874, with amino-acid sequence MSWKEWSDKFLDNGCMDMSAIYGMDGGLTLWSASGEQITMNEEELKHCISAIDMNDFSHLQVNGVRACSGRKFLFTSEDRVNKCIKGQHKEHGGLFVGVTKSGKCALVGYCSKPFQCRPAYAKFCQLKSDLEGHGF; translated from the exons ATGTCTTGGAAAGAATGGTCCGATAAATTTCTTGACAACGGGTGCATGGACATGAGTGCTATTTACGGTATGGATGGAGGACTGACATTGTGGTCCGCGTCTGGGGAGCAGATTACG atgAACGAAGAAGAACTCAAACACTGTATCAGCGCCATTGACATGAATGACTTCAGCCACCTCCAAGTGAATGGAGTCCGCGCTTGCTCCGGCAGGAAATTTTTATTCACATCCGAAGACAGAGTAAATAAATGTATAAAAGGCCAACATAAGGAGCACGGTGGTCTATTTGTCGGGGTGACCAAGTCGGGAAAAT GTGCACTAGTGGGATACTGCAGTAAGCCATTCCAATGTCGACCAGCCTATGCCAAATTTTGCCAATTAAAATCTGATTTAGAGGGACATGGATTTTAG
- the LOC135494937 gene encoding uncharacterized protein LOC135494937, which yields MHGVSHPRICLLFCIRERRFLCLSVEYNKGKRICHLSKDNRKTLSKKTFKPSKFGDIYFEMSCSHKLAMRCPKGYTWFAGSCHKAISRCHRFYRLVNGKCQFRACPKGKVRKWTGRFFTCLGQKNSKVHRKGRLLQTGKPKHRKVVTHLYSRKHHTERTRHKKEAHHKNATHKKNGTHDKKETHNEKETHDKKEAHHKNATHQKKGTHDKKEAHLKNATHQKKGTHDKKETHDKKEAHHKNATHQKKGTHDKKEAHLKNATHQKKGTHDKKGTHGKKEAHHKNATHQKKGTHDKKEAHLKNATHQKKGTHDKKETHDKKETHHKNATHQKKGTHDKKGTHGKKEAHHKNATHQGKETHQNKGTQCDVGFIKQKGRCVFWHCPNGFRRILKRSGKLPRPVCKAFRPNHGCPDGFVRSKFGFCLRKPCKVGYIWRNDKCTFRGCPLGFVKRKSSRTCRFKGCPSGYRLGFIKGIRSCIVIRCMQFYPASHSIGGIKLRGITTAAHCKMYCMERPKCKAVDWNAGRAQCWLHDRPSMLKRTRFGISQFRKIRPCTFERKKVNKCPPFTKLVRKDAVVHCIGNSKPPVKCQPGYRKTGGKCVFVRCPKGWTQKIKGGTIYCAPKVCMKKLLRTHTPGGSLLKHIRTDKACEAYCKYHSKCVSVDWNSKEGSCTWHYKAKSVPCSVFIWQHKKVGCNKAKVLVCHVGFKRVGKKCIFVRCPKGYAKFSTRSIPPKFFCKRRKRVCPKVKCKSGCIIKIGANGCAECDCKDECTSKEDCPCHKKLTKTGCRCFCCRLGTKPVLVTNKIKCVFTACPNGFREEKEIGIPMCRPLTNQCPAFYSMLTDHKCVFSGCPVGYKAADMKNMYKCQFHKCPKWYREKNHQCLFQGCGKGMVEASRGMLQYCRKKGVDKKSTGISKEKLLKKLTNLSKKSEPKTKEKEMKKGKITRGEEKKKKKKISKLQTKAEQEPKHKKKGCPIGYTKKNLDCVFVDCPIGYETKAGKCTFVKCPMGFVRRGSYCKRTATICPIGYRAKGANCLFYECPTGFKKTGNYCSRSCHLHYKQVGRVCLPHSHCPHGFKRTNQGCSLPSEPAVDNLKADIVIAIESSGDLEQEDVVLAKSFGELLISSLPVPSSHTRFAVIVYGKETEILGRLDSFKNAEEAMHKIDSIKKKSGDADAFPMLRKAATVLFGPGNRKDAAKTLVIIGSGETTRKTKVAKAAELLRKMGIRIFSFALDDLADAKFQWSLTYPGFRFQVSRKDALDLVSIVVPTIARDVVCKTDETRVGETCYELSMVNICPVGYRKKDDTCEFTTKCPGGYEMVGKQCLPTVKNIKGICPVGYAHDGHKCKRSKVKDGCLPGFVNEDGACVYKKCPKFYKRYGDLCLGKSVTRKTKELGEKQTLKETGKKKSKVIINTKFKLKNTKTKAVKIGKKLKGKMKLKGNGEQQKARKVMVPMGKVMGKVKEKERFKGKGKSSAKSKAKRRGKSNLKGDGHSSLKTKPKGRRKPKLKEIKSKEKENGKKNEGEHMKVKPIKLKPEQVGKTQPVNVKEKVPHISKVKKLATAHRKLGVSSKEKNRPKTKLLDAKQKITKKMDLASVRKAG from the exons ATGCACGGCGTCTCCCATCCAAGGATCTGCCTGCTCTTCTGCATTCGTGAGCGGCGCTTCCTCTGTCTCTCTGTGGAGTATAACAAGGGGAAACGGATATGTCACCTCTCCAAGGACAATAGAAAAACACTTAGCAAGAAGACCTTTAAACCCAGCAAGTTTGGTGATATTTACTTCGAGATGTCTTGTTCTCATAAATTAGCAATGC GTTGTCCGAAAGGCTACACATGGTTTGCAGGGTCTTGTC ACAAGGCCATTAGCAGATGCCATCGGTTCTATAGACTGGTAAACGGTAAATGCCAAT TTCGTGCTTGTCCAAAAGGCAAAGTTAGGAAATGGACGGGACGTTTTTTTACCTGTTTAGGACAGAAAAATAGCAAAGTGCACAGAAAAGGAAGACTTCTCCAAACCGGAAAACCAAAACACCGCAAGGTTGTAACACATCTCTACAGTAGAAAACATCACACGGAAAGAACGCGCCACAAGAAAGAGGCACATCACAAGAACGCAACACATAAAAAGAATGGAACACATGACAAGAAAGAAACACATAACGAGAAAGAAACACATGACAAGAAAGAGGCGCATCACAAGAACGCAACACATCAAAAGAAAGGAACACATGACAAGAAAGAGGCGCATCTCAAGAACGCAACACATCAAAAGAAAGGAACACATGACAAGAAAGAAACACATGACAAGAAAGAGGCGCATCACAAGAACGCAACACATCAAAAGAAAGGAACACATGACAAGAAAGAGGCGCATCTCAAGAACGCAACACATCAAAAGAAAGGAACACATGACAAGAAAGGAACACATGGCAAGAAAGAGGCGCATCACAAGAACGCAACACATCAAAAGAAAGGAACACATGACAAGAAAGAGGCGCATCTCAAGAACGCAACACATCAAAAGAAAGGAACACATGACAAGAAAGAAACACATGACAAGAAAGAGACACATCACAAGAACGCAACACATCAAAAGAAAGGAACACATGACAAGAAAGGAACACATGGCAAGAAAGAGGCGCATCACAAGAACGCAACACATCAAGGGAAGGAAACACATCAGAATAAAGGAACACAGTGTGATGTTGGATTCATTAAACAAAAAGGACGATGTGTTT TCTGGCATTGTCCAAATGGCTTTCGTAGAATACTCAAACGGTCCGGGAAGCTCCCGAGACCAGTGTGCAAAG CGTTTCGTCCGAATCATGGCTGTCCCGATGGTTTCGTCCGGTCCAAGTTTGGATTCTGTCTAA GGAAGCCATGCAAAGTTGGATACATTTGGAgaaatgacaaatgcacat TTCGCGGCTGCCCGCTTGGTTTTGTCAAACGAAAGTCATCCCGGACATGCCGAT TCAAGGGTTGTCCTTCTGGATACAGACTTGGCTTCATAAAAGGCATTAGGAGCTGCATAGTTATAC GTTGTATGCAGTTCTATCCGGCCAGCCACTCCATCGGTGGTATAAAACTCCGCGGCATCACCACTGCGGCCCATTGTAAGATGTACTGCATGGAGAGACCGAAGTGCAAGGCGGTGGACTGGAATGCCGGGCGGGCGCAATGCTGGCTGCATGATAGGCCCAGTATGCTGAAGAGAACACGTTTTGGGATTTCGCAGTTTAGGAAGATACGGCCTTGTACCTTTGAGAGAAAGAAAG TCAATAAGTGCCCTCCATTCACAAAATTGGTGAGAAAGGATGCCGTTGTGCATTGCATTGGAAATAGCAAACCTCCTGTTAAGTGTCAGCCAGGGTATCGAAAAACAGGAGGAAAATGTGTTT TTGTCAGGTGCCCAAAAGGCTGGACGCAGAAGATAAAGGGCGGCACAATTTATTGTGCGCCTAAAG TTTGCATGAAGAAACTCCTCCGTACTCATACCCCTGGTGGCAGTCTCCTAAAACACATCCGGACGGACAAGGCGTGTGAAGCGTATTGCAAGTACCATTCCAAATGCGTCTCTGTGGATTGGAACAGCAAGGAGGGATCATGCACTTGGCATTACAAGGCAAAGAGCGTTCCATGTTCTGTCTTCATTTGGCAACACAAGAAAGTGGGCTGTAATAAAG CTAAGGTGTTAGTCTGTCACGTTGGATTCAAGCGTGTAGGAAAGAAATGCATTT TTGTTCGCTGTCCGAAGGGTTATGCGAAATTCTCAACAAGAAGTATTCCACCGAAATTCTTCTGCAAGAGAAGGAAAAGAG tttgTCCAAAGGTGAAGTGCAAGAGCGGATGCATTATCAAGATAGGAGCGAACGGCTGCGCGGAGTGTGATTGCAAGGATG AGTGCACATCAAAAGAGGACTGTCCTTGCcacaagaagttgacaaaaacgGGTTGTCGGTGTTTCT GTTGCCGATTGGGAACTAAACCAGTCTTGGtcacaaacaaaataaaatgcGTCT TCACCGCCTGTCCAAACGGCTTCAGAGAAGAGAAAGAGATTGGTATACCAATGTGTCGACCCTTGACCAACCAATGTCCAGCCTTCTATTCCATGTTGACCGACCACAAGTGTGTCT TTTCAGGATGCCCTGTTGGATACAAGGCGGCTGATATGAAGAACATGTACAAGTGTCAGT TTCATAAATGTCCGAAATGGTATCGAGAGAAAAACCACCAGTGCTTGT TTCAAGGTTGTGGAAAAGGTATGGTGGAAGCAAGCAGGGGTATGCTTCAATATTGTAGAAAGAAAGGTGTGGACAAGAAAAGTACTGGAATCTCAAAAGAAAAGTTACTGAAGAAACTGACAAACTTGTCGAAGAAGTCTGAACCAAAGACGAaggagaaagaaatgaagaagGGCAAGATTACTAGAGgtgaagagaagaagaaaaagaagaagatttcAAAATTACAGACGAAAGCTGAACAGGAACCAAAGCACAAGAAAAAAG GCTGTCCGATAGGTTACACCAAGAAAAATTTAGACTGCGTTT TTGTTGACTGTCCCATAGGATATGAAACCAAGGCAGGAAAATGCACTT TTGTCAAGTGTCCGATGGGGTTCGTTAGACGAGGAAGCTATTGCAAAC GGACCGCtacaatttgtccaatcggatACAGGGCCAAGGGAGCGAACTGCCTGT TTTACGAGTGTCCAACTGGGTTCAAAAAGACAGGAAACTACTGTAGCC GGTCGTGCCACCTTCACTATAAACAGGTCGGGAGAGTTTGCCTCC CACACAGCCATTGCCCGCATGGTTTCAAACGCACAAACCAAGGTTGTAGCCTCCCATCGGAACCTGCTGTTG ACAACCTGAAAGCTGACATCGTCATTGCAATCGAGTCGTCAGGAGACTTGGAGCAGGAGGACGTGGTCCTAGCCAAGAGTTTCGGCGAGCTGCTCATCAGCTCCCTGCCTGTCCCATCAAGCCACACGCGTTTCGCGGTGATCGTCTACGGGAAAGAGACAGAGATCTTGGGACGGCTTGACAGCTTCAAGAACGCAGAAGAAGCAATGCATAAAATTG ATTCCATCAAGAAGAAGTCCGGGGATGCTGATGCTTTCCCAATGTTGCGAAAAGCTGCAACGGTTCTCTTCGGCCCCGGAAACAGAAAGGACGCAGCGAAAACCCTGGTCATCATCGGCAGCGGGGAAACCACGCGCAAGACGAAGGTCGCCAAAGCTGCCGAGCTGCTGCGGAAAATGGGCATCAGGATTTTCTCCTTCGCGTTGGATGACCTCGCTGATGCCAAGTTTCAATGGAGTTTGACGTATCCGGGGTTCAGGTTCCAAGTTTCACGGAAGGACGCGCTGGATTTGGTCTCCATTGTTGTGCCGACTATTGCCAGGG ATGTCGTTTGCAAGACAGACGAAACCAGGGTTGGTGAAACGTGTTACGAACTCAGTATGG TTAATATCTGCCCCGTTGGATACAGAAAAAAGGACGACACATGcgaat TTACGACGAAGTGCCCTGGTGGTTATGAGATGGTCGGAAAGCAATGTCTTCCAACAGTAAAGAATATCAAGGGCATCTGCCCAGTGGGTTATGCCCATGATGGTCACAAGTGCAAACGAAGCAAAGTTAAAGACGGTTGCCTTCCAGGTTTTGTCAACGAGGACGGCGCGTGTGTTT ATAAGAAATGTCCGAAGTTTTACAAACGATATGGTGATCTCTGTCTCG GTAAAAGCGTAACAAGAAAAACTAAGGAGTTGGGAGAGAAGCAAACGCTGAAAGAAACTGGCAAAAAGAAGTCGAAAGTTATAATAAACACGAAATTCAAACTGAAAAATACCAAAACGAAAGCAGTGAAAATTGGGAAGAAGCTGAAAGGAAAAATGAAGCTGAAGGGTAATGGAGAGCAACAGAAGGCAAGGAAAGTAATGGTACCAATGGGGAAAGTAATGGGAAAGGTAAAGGAAAAGGAAAGATTTAAAGGAAAAGGAAAGTCAAGTGCAAAAAGTAAGGCAAAACGGAGAGggaaatcaaatttgaaaggGGATGGACATTCAAGTTTAAAAACTAAACCCAAAGGAAGGAGGAAACCAAAATTAAAGGAAatcaaatcaaaagaaaaagaaaatggcaAGAAAAACGAGGGAGAACACATGAAAGTAAAACCGATCAAACTGAAGCCCGAGCAGGTTGGGAAGACTCAACCTGTGAATGTTAAAGAGAAAGTCCCACACATATCCAAGGTTAAAAAGCTCGCCACGGCGCATAGGAAGCTCGGAGTGTCGTCCAAGGAGAAAAATCGCCCAAAAACTAAACTTCTTGATGCAAAACAGAAGATTACGAAAAAGATGGACCTCGCTAGTGTACGGAAGGCCGGATGA
- the LOC135494949 gene encoding nucleoside diphosphate kinase homolog 7-like: MADDRYAFIAEWYDPNATIIRRYQFLYYVCDNSVEMYDIKNRRIFLKRSKCENITLTDLYVGSTINVHSRQLTLTDYADEYTRSKLISKKEKTLGMIKPDAISKLGHILDAIYAGGFSISKLKMCQLGRDEANKFYEEHVGKPFFSELLGYITSGPVVAFELMGSDAVNKWRSLLGPTDSAAARSQAPSSIRAKFGQDNTRNACHGSDSPESAARELEFFFPTAAPPRHNTSRSGDCTCCVIKPHAVREGQAGKIIAAIQESNFRVTAIQMFNLERANAEEFFEVYKGVVLEYKDMVEELTRGPCIALEVTAESAPTAFREMVGPADPEIARHLRPRTLRAKFGLDKVQNAVHCTDLPEDGLLEVEYFFKILDS, encoded by the exons ATGGCGGATGACCGATATGCCTTCATAGCAGAGTGGTACGACCCTAATGCCACCATTATCAGGCGATACCAGTTCCTTTACTATGTCTGCGATAATTCAGTTGAGATG TATGACATTAAGAATAGACGCATTTTCCTGAAGCGGTCCAAATGTGAAAATATCACCCTAACAGACTTGTATGTAGGCAGCACAATCAATGTACACTCCAGGCAGCTAACTTTGACAGACTACGCAGATGAATATACCAGGAGTAAGCTCATTAGCAAGAAAGAAAA AACTTTAGGTATGATCAAGCCAGATGCCATCTCCAAACTGGGCCACATCCTCGATGCCATCTACGCAGGCGGTTTCAGCATCTCAAAGTTAAAAATGTGCCAGCTGGGCAGAGATGAGGCAAATAAGTTCTATGAAGAGCATGTCGGGAAGCCATTCTTCAG TGAACTCTTAGGGTATATTACAAGCGGTCCAGTGGTTGCGTTTGAATTGATGGGAAGTGATGCTGTGAACAAGTGGCGCAGTCTGTTGGGCCCCACCGACTCTGCGGCAGCAAGAAGCCAGGCACCAAGCAGTATTAGGGCAAAGTTTGGTCAAG ATAACACACGGAATGCCTGTCACGGATCAGACTCCCCCGAATCTGCTGCGCGAGAGTTAGAATTCTTCTTCCCCACGGCAGCACCACCTCGACACAACACGTCAAGGTCCGGTGACTGTACGTGCTGTGTGATCAAGCCTCACGCTGTCAGAGAAG GCCAAGCCGGTAAAATCATAGCCGCAATCCAAGAGTCCAACTTCCGAGTCACAGCTATACAAATGTTTAACCTGGAACGAGCTAATGCTGAGGAATTCTTTGAAGTGTACAAGGGAGTTGTGTTGGAGTATAAAGATATGGTAGAGGAACTCACGAGGGGGCCGTGTATTGCACTCGAAGTCACAGCGGAAAGTGCACCGACGGCTTTCAGGGAGATGGTTGGACCGGCTGATCCT gAAATTGCACGCCACTTGCGACCACGTACACTCCGAGCCAAGTTTGGACTGGATAAGGTTCAGAATGCCGTCCACTGCACAGATCTTCCCGAAGACGGCCTATTAGAG gtCGAGTACTTCTTCAAGATCCTCGACAGTTAG
- the LOC135494648 gene encoding golgin-45-like encodes MSTNLHIHLDIEDEMPPNAGIADQSNSSARIRAPRFIPWEPTKAATGPPPISHRKHGKKQDVIPTRPTHMTHPPTKNLQNATPTSKPDLKRLYPSPHVVYHTHIHPNNEVLGNLGVKSSTVLASGKVVQNTGDFAVKLQEMDRNVLNESQNDNEVAKNIENLSNNVRRKILPDDLIPESPVSAVIDPLESSQLEVVGEALKVTKPISVVDPMKIEDTTAIDINDLESREIVRLRRMNDKYNEKVKQIREERNELKKELEVQFQVNTELKKLLVASVGEDIQHRVERLVRERAQLANEIGDYCKRIHDDHENIDSVSIQADMWRSKYIASRMMVDELANTRSHLTAQYKESQHALQGILRERNQMRSNLTDTYRYLHLVKDSLQAHGTKKHVYSTNVVSLVETIRGMVEAIKFRLIGNPPMLMNVCVSADDYTPAEVMAMEIVHSQQTTLEGLSDIAPPSEQMIHGSISRYHPVTRYDHLTINCCNHCNGEILVI; translated from the exons ATGTCAACTAACCTGCACATCCATTTAGACATCGAAGACGAGATGCCACCAAATGCTGGCATTGCAGATCAATCAAACTCAAGTGCCAGAATACGAGCACCTCGGTTCATTCCTTGGGAGCCAACCAAAGCCGCAACTGGTCCTCCGCCTATCAGCCACAGAAAACATGGAAAGAAACAGGATGTGATTCCGACAAGACCAACTCACATGACACATCCGCCTACCAAGAATCTACAAAATGCCACACCAACCTCAAAGCCAGACTTAAAACGGCTGTATCCTAGTCCCCACGTTGTGTATCATACTCATATTCATCCCAATAATGAAGTATTGGGAAATTTAGGAGTCAAGTCGTCCACTGTCCTAGCCAGTGGGAAAGTTGTTCAAAATACTGGCGACTTTGCAGTAAAACTGCAAGAAATGGACAGAAATGTGCTGAATGAATCTCAAAATGACAATGAAGTGGCCAAAAATATAGAAAACTTGAGCAATAATGTGAGAAGAAAAATCCTTCCTGATGATTTGATTCCAGAAAGTCCAGTTTCAGCTGTGATAGACCCTTTGGAGAGTTCTCAGCTGGAAGTGGTCGGGGAAGCCTTGAAAGTTACTAAACCGATTAGCGTTGTCGATCCGATGAAAATTGAGGACACGACTGCTATCGACATCAATGACCTGGAGAGTCGCGAGATTGTGAGGTTACGGCGGATGAATGATAAATATAACGAGAAGGTGAAACAGATACGGGAGGAGAGGAATGAGCTAAAGAAAGAATTGGAGGTGCAGTTTCAG GTAAACACTGAACTCAAAAAACTGTTGGTTGCATCTGTTGGTGAAGATATACAGCACAGGGTGGAAAGGCTCGTGAG AGAACGTGCTCAACTGGCTAATGAAATCGGCGACTACTGCAAGCGTATCCATGACGATCATGAAAATATTGACAGCGTTTCAATCCAAGCCGATATGTGGCGATCGAAATACATAGCTAGCAGAATGATGGTTGACGAGCTCGCGAATACCAGGTCGCACTTGACCGCCCAATACAAGGAATCCCAGCATGCACTGCAAGGCATTCTGCGGGAGCGTAATCAGATGAGGTCTAATCTGACCGACACATACAG GTATCTCCATCTAGTGAAGGACTCACTGCAGGCCCACGGCACCAAGAAACACGTCTATTCCACCAACGTTGTCAGCCTCGTTGAAACCATACGAGGGATGGTCGAGGCAATCAAGTTCCGTCTCATCGGCAACCCACCCATGCTGATGAACGTCTGTGTGTCTGCAGATGATTATACGCCAGCTGAAGTTATGGCAATGGAGATTGTACACAGCCAACAAACCACACTGGAAGGACTGTCAGATATTGCTCCCCCATCGGAGCAGATGATACATGGTTCCATATCGCGATACCATCCAGTCACAAGATACGATCACCTAACGATAAACTGTTGTAATCATTGTAATGGTGAAATATTAGTCATTTGA